In Hyphomicrobiaceae bacterium, the following are encoded in one genomic region:
- a CDS encoding ubiquinol-cytochrome C chaperone family protein translates to MRISNEMFAWLTSRPGRAKAEELYGAVVTLARTPGYYSDFCVPDTTRGRFEMIALVLYLVLERVKRTKGGMDLSQATIETFITDMDDCMREMGVGDLTVPKKVKRAAAAFYERAKDYREGLAGEGSSALATALAHHIWDGKPTDQMSAQALAGAVRRQADALESADDTALAAPSELVAVLQNALCAQG, encoded by the coding sequence ATGAGGATATCGAACGAGATGTTTGCTTGGCTTACGTCCCGTCCCGGCCGTGCTAAAGCAGAAGAGCTTTATGGCGCAGTCGTGACGCTCGCCAGAACTCCCGGATATTATTCGGACTTTTGTGTCCCCGACACCACCCGCGGGCGGTTCGAAATGATCGCATTGGTGCTTTATCTGGTCCTGGAGCGCGTAAAGCGCACCAAAGGCGGCATGGACCTTTCTCAGGCCACGATAGAGACGTTCATCACCGATATGGACGACTGCATGCGCGAGATGGGTGTGGGCGATTTGACTGTGCCCAAGAAGGTCAAGCGGGCGGCTGCGGCGTTCTACGAGCGGGCAAAGGATTATCGGGAGGGGCTGGCGGGCGAGGGGAGTTCCGCCCTCGCAACCGCCCTTGCCCATCACATATGGGATGGAAAGCCCACCGACCAAATGTCCGCGCAAGCATTGGCGGGGGCTGTGCGACGGCAGGCGGACGCGCTCGAAAGCGCCGACGACACCGCACTCGCTGCTCCTTCAGAGCTTGTCGCCGTACTGCAAAATGCGCTGTGCGCTCAGGGCTAA